One window from the genome of Natrialba magadii ATCC 43099 encodes:
- a CDS encoding GNAT family N-acetyltransferase, which translates to MTQFRSTRPRPQASYTVRPFRPSDRSAFLSLYDEVFDRKRGTGWFRWKFERNPFVDHVPIIVAERGGELVGARSFFAQPVRNGETVFPAFQPCDTMVHSDHRRQGLFGRMNELALERYAGQAQDPAFCFNFPNEHSKQGNINHGWRDVGSVPMYYRPQDPSTVLRAVTGETAQTEPTDSAASIATAGSTESNVAGSSTRLSSPHPAKSSESPLTVGPSSSTATTANATEADSVADDRGVRAADRVAQSVTAAVPTVHRAGDRLLATTDTDLTIEQHDRPPAAVLAATYQRSIPDGFHTNRSETFYRWRFDRPTQTYPTYVATRDDEPVAALVTAPNSTAAGESIEIIETLPRDLEAEADALESLLVRALADARERAFVTAFGETLPKPLRYRFYPDTRFPLSTILQPACRTLLVRDLVGEESRSDANTAGGFETCSAADWCLSRLDLDTT; encoded by the coding sequence ATGACCCAGTTCCGCTCGACTCGACCGCGTCCGCAGGCGTCGTACACGGTTCGCCCGTTTCGACCGAGCGACCGGAGCGCTTTCCTCTCCCTCTACGACGAGGTCTTCGACCGGAAGCGCGGAACCGGCTGGTTCCGCTGGAAGTTCGAACGGAATCCCTTCGTCGACCACGTGCCGATCATCGTCGCGGAGCGGGGCGGCGAACTCGTCGGCGCGCGGTCGTTCTTCGCGCAACCGGTCCGCAACGGGGAAACCGTCTTCCCGGCGTTCCAGCCCTGCGACACGATGGTCCATTCCGACCACCGACGCCAAGGGCTGTTCGGTCGGATGAACGAACTGGCACTCGAGCGCTACGCTGGCCAGGCGCAGGACCCGGCGTTCTGTTTTAACTTTCCAAACGAGCACTCGAAACAGGGGAACATAAACCACGGCTGGCGGGACGTAGGGTCGGTGCCGATGTACTACCGGCCCCAGGACCCCAGTACTGTGTTGCGAGCGGTTACAGGCGAGACAGCACAGACGGAGCCGACGGACTCGGCCGCGTCGATTGCGACAGCCGGGTCGACTGAGTCGAACGTGGCCGGCAGTTCGACACGACTTTCGTCACCTCACCCAGCGAAGTCGTCGGAATCACCGCTTACGGTCGGCCCGTCATCGTCGACGGCGACGACAGCCAACGCCACGGAGGCCGATTCGGTCGCCGACGACCGCGGCGTTCGCGCGGCCGACCGCGTCGCCCAGTCAGTCACGGCTGCAGTACCGACCGTCCACCGGGCTGGCGATCGGCTGCTCGCGACGACCGATACCGACCTCACCATCGAGCAACACGACCGGCCACCGGCTGCAGTCCTCGCAGCCACCTATCAGCGTTCGATCCCCGATGGCTTCCACACCAACCGGAGCGAGACGTTCTACCGGTGGCGCTTCGATAGACCAACCCAGACCTACCCAACGTACGTCGCCACACGCGATGACGAACCGGTTGCCGCACTCGTTACCGCTCCCAACAGCACCGCCGCCGGTGAATCCATCGAGATCATCGAGACGTTGCCGCGCGACCTCGAGGCTGAGGCCGATGCACTCGAGTCCCTCCTCGTTCGGGCGCTCGCCGATGCGCGCGAGCGGGCGTTCGTGACGGCGTTCGGGGAGACGCTGCCGAAGCCGCTTCGGTACCGGTTCTATCCGGATACACGATTTCCGCTCTCGACGATCCTGCAGCCGGCCTGTCGGACGTTGCTGGTTCGGGACCTCGTGGGTGAGGAGTCTCGTTCCGATGCGAACACAGCGGGCGGGTTCGAAACGTGTTCGGCAGCCGACTGGTGTCTCTCGCGGCTCGATTTAGACACAACATAA
- a CDS encoding transposase translates to MVKTTEAKQVCRAASTVVYPALDFGIKPCGSYTREDFEKVLSRVAFEQEFANTAGKTCQLDHGEPVDITSTARNGLAKSLLYHLRNLEADAIDGQFDGVRDDLFEILRKQRLLPDCVDVAIDLHEWRFYGDADTDHVLITYPDQGTNRTYCFATICIVAPGTRFTLDVLALEANGFREKREAVRSLLETAQEYVSIRHVYLDRGFYQVHVVAELEQLDVDYIVRARPSKGMKARLSAGAETVVDEYLVQRKRKPTASVAVTVFAVPHRSTEDEHVWFVTNLDLEPEAARAYAAAFRRRWGIETSYRQIGDFLPRTSSPTFSVRLFYFLFAVSMYNLWILANVLVSAGAVPEKPPISTRVFRKFVDVTDYG, encoded by the coding sequence ATGGTCAAGACAACCGAAGCAAAACAAGTCTGTCGCGCCGCATCTACCGTGGTTTATCCAGCACTCGATTTCGGAATCAAACCTTGTGGGAGCTATACGAGAGAGGACTTCGAGAAAGTCCTCTCTCGTGTCGCCTTTGAACAAGAGTTCGCTAACACTGCTGGAAAAACGTGCCAACTCGATCATGGCGAACCCGTCGACATTACGTCGACGGCTCGCAACGGGCTCGCAAAATCACTGCTCTACCATCTTCGGAACTTGGAAGCGGACGCTATCGACGGTCAGTTCGATGGCGTCCGCGACGATCTCTTCGAGATTCTTCGGAAACAACGGCTCTTGCCTGACTGTGTTGATGTTGCGATCGATCTCCACGAATGGCGGTTTTACGGCGATGCAGACACTGACCACGTCCTGATCACCTATCCCGATCAAGGAACCAATCGAACGTACTGTTTTGCGACGATCTGTATCGTCGCACCGGGAACGCGATTCACGCTCGACGTGCTGGCGCTGGAGGCGAACGGTTTCCGCGAAAAGCGCGAAGCCGTTCGCTCGTTGCTGGAAACGGCACAAGAGTATGTCTCGATTAGACACGTCTACCTCGACAGAGGCTTCTACCAGGTCCACGTCGTTGCGGAACTCGAACAGCTCGACGTCGATTATATCGTCCGTGCACGCCCGAGTAAGGGGATGAAAGCCCGTCTCAGCGCCGGCGCTGAGACGGTCGTTGACGAGTATCTCGTGCAACGGAAACGTAAGCCAACCGCTTCAGTTGCAGTGACTGTGTTTGCTGTGCCACATCGGTCAACCGAGGACGAGCACGTCTGGTTCGTTACGAATCTCGACCTTGAGCCTGAGGCGGCGAGAGCGTACGCGGCGGCGTTTCGCCGCCGCTGGGGAATTGAGACTTCCTACCGCCAGATCGGAGACTTTCTCCCGAGAACGTCATCGCCGACGTTCTCGGTGCGACTGTTCTACTTCCTGTTCGCGGTTTCGATGTACAATCTGTGGATCCTCGCAAATGTGCTTGTCTCAGCTGGTGCTGTCCCGGAGAAACCGCCAATCTCGACACGTGTCTTCAGAAAATTCGTCGATGTGACCGATTACGGCTAG
- a CDS encoding carboxylate--amine ligase, with the protein MESNVWGGRKSVVVPGITAPSSLACLRSFARQGIRTIVVSSDEQTPSFRSRYCDEAIVVPSPHENLLAYKDALLSLAKRPDVQTIVPVREPDVYALAAYRDEFADHIGTPWPDLQTLARVQDRIELFDTASEAGVAIPETTLCTEVPDPNREWIVKPRYSILTAEYVDQYGPETCLAPPSTRYLEFDCGDSEQIEVAPASGTPTPENGATGSPPASDDSSTGSSTAAATDDEGGDVRGDTLTAIATNPIRTATGKTGYSHDSLDTDGGTSAASSSPSGGGDGERAGDTTSIADTADTADTADTADTANTTDTAASVLESLRTEMRHTPIVQEYVPTSDEYAFFALYDHGEPVATFQHRQRRGYSYAGGPSSYRESVRIPALETAGRNLLDALEWHGLAMVEFLRDEETGEFKLMEINPRFWSSLPFTVQTGADFPYYYWLLATGEGERIDHSYEVGIGGHLLRGELLHLHSILTADVPLVEKPRFSTALWDICRSIAAEPRFDYLSWNDPRPFARDLLNAAQSLR; encoded by the coding sequence ATGGAATCGAACGTCTGGGGTGGGCGCAAGTCAGTCGTCGTGCCGGGGATTACCGCGCCGAGTTCGCTCGCGTGCCTCCGCTCGTTCGCGCGACAGGGAATCCGGACCATTGTCGTTTCGAGCGACGAGCAGACCCCGTCGTTCCGGTCGCGCTACTGTGACGAGGCAATCGTCGTGCCGTCGCCACACGAGAACCTGCTCGCGTACAAGGACGCGCTGCTATCGCTCGCGAAGCGTCCCGACGTGCAAACGATCGTTCCTGTGCGCGAGCCGGATGTCTACGCCCTTGCAGCCTACCGGGACGAGTTCGCCGACCACATCGGGACGCCCTGGCCCGACCTGCAGACGCTCGCGCGCGTCCAGGATCGCATCGAACTCTTCGATACCGCGTCAGAGGCGGGCGTGGCGATTCCCGAGACGACGCTGTGTACCGAGGTCCCTGACCCGAACCGAGAGTGGATCGTCAAGCCGCGGTATTCGATCCTTACAGCCGAGTACGTCGACCAATACGGTCCTGAGACCTGTCTCGCACCGCCGTCGACTCGCTATCTCGAGTTCGATTGCGGCGACTCTGAACAAATCGAAGTCGCACCGGCAAGCGGAACGCCCACACCTGAGAACGGTGCAACCGGGTCTCCGCCAGCGAGCGACGACAGCTCTACTGGGTCTTCGACGGCTGCAGCCACTGACGACGAGGGTGGCGACGTTCGTGGTGATACGCTGACCGCGATAGCGACCAATCCGATACGCACGGCCACCGGCAAGACAGGCTACTCGCACGACTCCCTCGATACCGACGGCGGGACCAGTGCAGCGTCTTCTTCGCCATCGGGAGGTGGCGACGGCGAGCGCGCTGGTGACACCACCAGTATCGCCGACACCGCAGACACCGCCGACACCGCCGACACCGCCGACACCGCTAACACCACCGACACCGCAGCATCAGTACTCGAGTCCCTCCGCACCGAAATGCGTCACACCCCGATCGTTCAGGAGTACGTTCCGACGAGCGACGAGTATGCCTTCTTCGCACTGTACGACCACGGCGAGCCAGTCGCAACCTTCCAGCACCGTCAACGGCGGGGTTACAGCTACGCTGGCGGTCCGAGTTCCTACCGCGAGTCGGTTCGCATTCCCGCACTCGAGACGGCTGGTCGGAATCTGCTCGATGCACTCGAGTGGCACGGGCTGGCGATGGTCGAGTTCCTGCGCGACGAGGAGACGGGCGAGTTCAAGCTGATGGAGATCAATCCACGATTCTGGTCGTCGCTGCCGTTTACGGTACAGACAGGAGCTGACTTTCCGTACTACTACTGGCTGCTCGCGACGGGTGAGGGCGAACGGATCGACCACAGCTACGAGGTGGGGATCGGTGGCCACCTCCTCCGGGGGGAGCTGTTGCACCTCCATTCGATCCTGACGGCGGACGTACCGCTGGTGGAGAAGCCGCGGTTTTCGACGGCGCTCTGGGACATTTGCCGATCGATCGCTGCGGAGCCACGGTTCGATTACCTCAGCTGGAACGACCCACGCCCGTTCGCCCGGGATCTGTTGAACGCGGCGCAGTCGTTGCGGTAG
- a CDS encoding WD40/YVTN/BNR-like repeat-containing protein gives MAANEHSTETEAGERGFGTFFRNYTKTWIHTVATVGLTAFGTLTFVHRWFAALAFASYLLPPIVLYIRWRRQAGDLDVFSGHSSPSQTEPKTEGEQTEPEAATAQAAKDSSTSTTPDGRQPPADQFDDDRSDEPEQTPVEVRDGAVAAETEAGSTAMSDSDAATADSRTVTADKRVESTDDDRPDETEQWVLPSVPTAATLHDVVVTDTGRGYAVGDDGVVLAEADEWTTVLEDGPGAAGNDLVGVDATDDGDAVWVAGDSGTVGRLETDTGRHTDHTAPRDITNNWLGLAVGGSAGEETVLLVNGSGNVVRGQYRDGDVTWNEPVTPGSGSSLSGVALADPTTGYCCDTNDGVFETADGGQSFERIGIEGADGTLTDVAVRAVMDADDENPDAGSQSSVLLSADDGVVHRYDGTNWTPERVSSTTLTGIAREGNRTVACDDDGSLFERASTASWSTVDADGTLESAEIGALHAVAIGSGRCLAVGTGGMIVQQDAYDNPKISNG, from the coding sequence ATGGCTGCGAACGAACACAGCACCGAGACGGAGGCGGGGGAACGCGGCTTCGGAACCTTCTTCCGAAACTACACGAAGACGTGGATCCATACCGTCGCAACAGTCGGTCTCACCGCCTTCGGAACGCTGACGTTCGTTCACCGCTGGTTCGCCGCCCTCGCCTTCGCCTCGTACCTCCTTCCTCCAATCGTTCTCTACATCCGCTGGCGCAGACAGGCCGGTGACCTGGACGTCTTCTCGGGGCACTCGAGTCCGTCCCAGACTGAGCCCAAAACGGAGGGCGAGCAGACTGAACCCGAAGCGGCGACCGCGCAGGCAGCGAAAGACTCGTCAACGTCGACGACGCCCGATGGTCGGCAGCCTCCTGCTGACCAGTTCGACGACGATCGATCCGACGAACCCGAGCAGACACCGGTGGAAGTGCGAGACGGGGCAGTTGCGGCTGAGACGGAAGCTGGATCGACTGCGATGTCCGACTCTGACGCTGCGACTGCTGACAGCAGGACTGTAACTGCTGACAAGCGGGTCGAAAGTACTGACGACGACAGACCGGACGAGACCGAACAGTGGGTGCTCCCGTCGGTTCCGACGGCAGCGACACTGCACGACGTGGTCGTCACTGACACTGGTCGCGGCTACGCAGTCGGTGACGACGGCGTCGTTCTCGCTGAGGCCGACGAGTGGACGACCGTTCTCGAGGACGGCCCTGGTGCCGCCGGGAACGATCTCGTCGGTGTCGACGCAACAGACGACGGCGACGCGGTCTGGGTCGCTGGCGACAGCGGCACAGTGGGGCGACTCGAGACGGACACGGGTCGCCACACCGATCACACGGCACCGCGGGATATCACAAATAACTGGCTCGGGCTCGCCGTCGGCGGCTCGGCCGGCGAGGAGACGGTCCTGCTCGTCAATGGGTCGGGGAACGTCGTCCGTGGGCAGTACCGCGACGGTGACGTGACGTGGAACGAACCGGTCACACCCGGCAGCGGCTCGAGTCTGAGCGGTGTGGCGTTAGCCGACCCCACGACGGGGTATTGCTGCGATACGAACGACGGTGTCTTCGAAACAGCTGATGGCGGCCAATCGTTCGAACGGATCGGAATCGAGGGTGCGGATGGAACGCTGACCGACGTTGCGGTGCGAGCCGTGATGGATGCAGATGATGAAAACCCTGACGCCGGATCACAGTCATCGGTCCTTCTCAGCGCCGACGATGGCGTTGTCCACCGCTATGACGGCACGAACTGGACACCAGAGCGAGTGTCCTCGACAACACTGACCGGAATCGCCCGCGAAGGGAACCGGACAGTGGCCTGCGACGATGACGGCTCGCTTTTCGAGCGCGCGTCGACAGCATCGTGGTCGACGGTCGACGCCGATGGAACGCTGGAATCCGCCGAGATCGGCGCCCTACACGCCGTTGCGATCGGTTCCGGTCGGTGTCTCGCAGTGGGGACTGGTGGAATGATCGTCCAACAGGACGCATATGACAACCCAAAAATTAGTAACGGATGA
- a CDS encoding sulfatase-like hydrolase/transferase: MAEESAAESNGRESESHSTARNVVLVVLDTARARSVGEWPTTDASSNDPAEDDPDERHDPTQPTPTLCRLAETGTVFENAFATAPWTLPSHGSMFTGLYASEHGTHGGHTFLDPELRTLPEAFADAGYETVGISNNTWITEEFGFDRGFDDLRKGWQYIQSDADMGAVVRGEDLREKLQATRNRLFDGNPVVNAANILYSEVLQPSGDDGAARSADWVDGWLGDRDDDKPFFLFCNFIEPHVEYDPPQEYAERFLPEDATYEEATAIRQDPRAYDCEDYEITEREFELLRGLYRAELAYADAQVGRLREALESHGEWEDTLFVVCGDHGEHIGEHDFFGHQYNLYDTLINVPLVCHGGPFTDADFESGSGTETGTESGTTTDDVTGTHRDDLVQLLDLPLTLLDAVGVSDPELREQGSGRSLHPASDDDPRDAVFAEYVAPQPSIDRLEARFGDIPDRVREFDRRLRAIRTHEYKYVRGDDGFERLHHVPTDPAEQSNLVQAEPDTVSALQEQLEERFDPLAESEPDSTDEVAMREGTKERLADLGYL; this comes from the coding sequence ATGGCGGAGGAATCAGCAGCCGAGTCTAACGGACGTGAATCGGAGTCACATTCAACAGCCAGGAACGTGGTTCTCGTCGTACTCGATACGGCACGTGCGAGGAGTGTCGGCGAGTGGCCGACCACGGACGCAAGTTCGAACGATCCAGCCGAAGACGACCCAGACGAGCGCCACGATCCGACCCAACCAACACCGACGCTGTGTCGGCTCGCCGAAACTGGCACCGTTTTCGAGAACGCGTTTGCGACGGCTCCGTGGACACTTCCCTCCCACGGCTCGATGTTCACCGGCCTGTATGCCTCCGAACACGGCACGCACGGCGGGCACACGTTCCTCGATCCGGAACTTCGAACGCTTCCCGAGGCGTTCGCCGACGCCGGCTACGAGACCGTCGGTATCTCGAACAACACCTGGATAACCGAGGAGTTCGGCTTTGACCGCGGTTTCGACGACCTCCGGAAAGGATGGCAGTACATCCAGTCCGACGCCGACATGGGGGCCGTCGTCCGGGGTGAGGATCTGCGCGAAAAGCTCCAGGCGACCCGGAACCGACTGTTCGACGGCAATCCCGTCGTCAACGCGGCGAACATCCTCTACAGCGAAGTCCTGCAGCCATCGGGTGACGACGGTGCCGCCCGCTCTGCGGACTGGGTCGACGGCTGGCTCGGCGACCGCGACGACGACAAGCCGTTCTTCCTCTTCTGTAACTTCATCGAACCCCACGTCGAGTACGACCCGCCGCAAGAGTACGCAGAACGCTTCCTCCCCGAGGACGCGACCTACGAGGAGGCGACCGCGATCAGACAGGACCCCCGCGCCTACGATTGCGAGGACTACGAAATCACCGAGCGTGAGTTCGAACTGCTCCGTGGCCTCTACCGCGCCGAACTCGCCTACGCCGACGCCCAGGTTGGTCGTCTCCGGGAGGCACTCGAGTCCCACGGCGAATGGGAGGATACCCTCTTCGTGGTCTGTGGCGACCACGGCGAGCATATCGGCGAACACGATTTCTTCGGCCACCAGTACAACCTGTACGATACGTTGATCAACGTGCCGCTGGTCTGTCACGGGGGGCCGTTTACTGACGCCGATTTCGAGTCCGGAAGTGGAACCGAAACTGGAACTGAATCCGGAACCACCACTGACGATGTGACGGGTACCCACCGCGACGACCTCGTCCAACTGCTCGACCTGCCGCTCACACTCCTCGACGCCGTCGGTGTTTCTGATCCCGAACTGCGGGAACAGGGAAGCGGGCGCTCACTCCACCCCGCGTCGGACGACGATCCGAGAGACGCTGTCTTCGCCGAGTACGTCGCCCCACAGCCGTCGATCGACCGGCTCGAAGCCCGATTCGGCGATATTCCGGACCGCGTCCGCGAGTTCGACCGCCGACTTCGTGCGATTCGGACACACGAGTACAAGTACGTCCGTGGCGACGACGGCTTCGAACGGCTCCATCACGTCCCGACCGATCCAGCCGAGCAGTCGAACCTCGTCCAGGCCGAACCCGACACCGTCAGCGCGCTCCAGGAGCAACTCGAGGAGCGCTTCGATCCGCTGGCCGAGTCGGAACCCGACTCGACGGACGAGGTGGCGATGCGAGAGGGGACGAAAGAGCGACTGGCTGATCTCGGTTATCTGTAA
- a CDS encoding heavy metal translocating P-type ATPase, with amino-acid sequence MTPDRRSRSGTDHCSLCGAALGDGQDSVFGSVNDSDSGSDSDSDSGSGSDTGRPSQNEESFCSRGCRDVAAALGSPVDVAGSAVESDTETKLNTDAAVDADTPPQTQTETETTPDSSTRNFFRIDGMHAALCESYLEYVAESTPGVHEATASYVTETVRVDHDPDRISAAELESILTRTGYTAYRREEATGRTKETATTRSQSAPDAESATSAAAESTGGTQRSREMTGIRKRRADDMLEIRYIVGIVFGSFLLVPYVAVLYPTYLAGVVDWGFLALYEEAFQRFDGTLILPLFFTVTGAVLYLAGMPLLRGAYISLRRRRASTHLLATLTVGAAFCYGTLTILAGRNDIYYDLTVLVAALVMAAFFAEAMVKRQAMSRLTDLTISQVSTARLYDPGQVGQGHETSAPPEDDDATDTRSVPVEALSPGDRVLVRAGERIPVDGTLTTGTCRVDEAVVTGESLPVTKTAGEVVVGGSVVLDNAAVVAVGEHPTSSIDRLTHVVWNLQSATHGLQRRADDLAALALPLVLVAAGAAAVFTIAQGGDYTTATLATFLAILVASPWALGFATPCSVAASIREAMTHGIIVFDETVFERLRSIDVVVFDKTGTLTTGEMSVIEADAPADLLQAAGELEYRAAHPAAKAISDAFAGSEPVRTDGGTASPNADDAEGSATTGSETTTDDSAVEHIDEFTAHDRGVSGFVDGNRVLVGHPDLFAARGWDCPESLENRAASARSAGRLPVLVGRDGSAEGIIVIGDEARTEWEETITALAANGIEVVVLTGDEGNAASSFAAHADVSHVFAGVSPDGKTAAIRRLCEENRVAMVGDGTNDAPALAACDLGISLGSGTALAADAADLAIVDDDLAGVERAFALARAARRRVYQNLVLAFGYNALVLPLAVAGVLNPLFTTIGVVGTAGLIAANSWRSLLSP; translated from the coding sequence GTGACTCCTGACCGGCGATCGCGATCGGGGACCGACCATTGCTCGCTGTGTGGAGCCGCGCTTGGGGACGGACAGGACTCCGTTTTCGGGTCCGTGAACGACAGCGACAGCGGCAGCGACAGCGACAGCGACAGCGGTAGCGGCAGCGACACCGGTCGCCCCTCCCAAAACGAGGAGTCGTTTTGCTCTCGCGGCTGCCGGGATGTCGCGGCCGCGCTCGGTTCGCCGGTCGATGTTGCGGGGTCGGCGGTGGAGTCAGATACGGAGACGAAGCTAAACACAGATGCAGCTGTAGACGCAGACACACCCCCACAAACACAGACAGAGACAGAAACCACACCCGACTCCTCCACTCGCAATTTCTTCCGCATCGACGGCATGCACGCCGCCCTCTGTGAATCCTATCTCGAGTACGTCGCCGAATCCACGCCCGGCGTCCACGAGGCCACCGCGAGCTACGTCACCGAAACCGTCCGCGTCGATCACGATCCCGACCGGATTTCTGCAGCCGAACTTGAGTCGATCCTGACGCGAACCGGCTACACTGCCTACCGGCGCGAGGAGGCGACGGGGAGGACCAAAGAAACGGCAACGACGAGATCACAGTCAGCACCAGACGCAGAGTCCGCTACCAGTGCTGCCGCCGAGTCGACCGGCGGCACGCAGCGATCACGCGAGATGACGGGCATTCGAAAGCGCCGCGCGGACGACATGCTCGAGATTCGATACATCGTTGGCATCGTCTTTGGGTCGTTCCTGCTCGTCCCGTATGTCGCGGTGCTGTATCCGACGTATCTCGCCGGCGTCGTCGACTGGGGTTTCCTCGCACTCTACGAGGAGGCGTTCCAGCGGTTCGACGGGACGTTGATCCTGCCGCTATTTTTCACCGTCACCGGTGCCGTGCTCTACCTCGCCGGAATGCCCCTGTTACGCGGGGCTTACATCAGTCTCCGACGCCGTCGGGCAAGCACGCACCTGCTCGCCACGCTCACCGTCGGCGCCGCGTTCTGTTACGGCACGCTCACCATCCTCGCCGGCCGAAACGACATCTACTACGATCTCACGGTGCTCGTAGCTGCGCTGGTCATGGCCGCGTTCTTCGCCGAGGCGATGGTCAAGCGACAGGCGATGAGCCGACTCACAGACCTTACAATATCGCAGGTATCGACCGCGCGACTGTACGATCCCGGTCAGGTCGGTCAGGGCCACGAGACGAGCGCACCGCCCGAGGATGACGACGCGACGGACACCCGTTCAGTCCCCGTCGAGGCCCTCTCACCCGGTGATCGTGTCCTCGTCCGGGCGGGTGAACGCATCCCCGTTGACGGGACGCTCACGACGGGTACCTGTCGGGTCGACGAGGCAGTCGTTACCGGCGAATCGCTGCCCGTCACGAAGACAGCTGGCGAGGTGGTCGTCGGCGGCTCCGTCGTGCTAGACAACGCCGCTGTTGTTGCCGTCGGTGAGCACCCGACGAGCAGCATCGACAGGCTCACGCATGTCGTCTGGAACCTCCAGAGTGCGACTCACGGCCTCCAGCGCCGCGCGGACGACCTCGCAGCCCTCGCGCTCCCGCTCGTCCTCGTCGCCGCCGGAGCGGCCGCCGTCTTCACCATCGCACAGGGCGGCGACTACACGACCGCCACACTGGCGACGTTCCTGGCAATTCTCGTCGCCAGCCCGTGGGCGCTCGGCTTTGCCACTCCCTGCTCCGTCGCCGCGAGCATTCGCGAGGCGATGACCCACGGTATCATCGTCTTCGACGAAACCGTCTTCGAACGCCTCCGCAGTATCGACGTCGTCGTCTTCGACAAAACCGGAACCCTCACCACCGGCGAAATGAGCGTCATCGAGGCCGACGCGCCGGCCGACCTGTTGCAGGCGGCGGGGGAACTCGAGTACCGCGCTGCACACCCGGCGGCGAAGGCGATTTCGGATGCCTTTGCGGGGTCGGAGCCAGTCCGCACTGACGGCGGCACCGCATCACCGAACGCCGACGACGCCGAGGGCAGCGCGACCACGGGTTCTGAGACGACCACAGACGATTCTGCCGTCGAGCACATCGACGAGTTTACCGCACACGACCGCGGCGTCTCCGGGTTCGTCGACGGGAACCGCGTGCTCGTCGGCCATCCGGATCTGTTCGCAGCCCGCGGGTGGGACTGTCCTGAGTCACTCGAAAACCGCGCAGCGTCGGCCCGATCAGCAGGACGGTTGCCGGTGCTCGTCGGTCGGGATGGTTCTGCGGAGGGTATTATCGTCATTGGCGACGAGGCGCGGACGGAGTGGGAGGAGACGATTACGGCGCTTGCAGCGAACGGTATCGAGGTCGTCGTTCTCACCGGTGACGAGGGGAACGCAGCCTCGTCGTTCGCGGCCCACGCGGACGTGAGCCACGTCTTTGCAGGCGTATCGCCGGATGGCAAGACCGCAGCGATTCGCCGTCTCTGTGAGGAAAACCGCGTCGCAATGGTCGGCGACGGGACGAACGACGCGCCGGCACTCGCCGCATGCGACCTCGGCATCTCGCTTGGTAGCGGGACAGCGCTGGCCGCCGACGCGGCCGACCTCGCCATCGTCGACGACGACCTCGCGGGCGTCGAGCGGGCGTTCGCGCTCGCACGGGCGGCCCGTCGTCGGGTGTACCAGAACCTGGTACTTGCGTTCGGCTACAACGCGCTCGTGCTCCCGCTCGCAGTTGCGGGTGTGTTGAACCCCCTGTTCACGACGATTGGTGTCGTGGGGACTGCGGGACTCATCGCGGCGAACTCGTGGCGGTCGTTGCTCTCGCCGTAG